Genomic window (Canis lupus dingo isolate Sandy chromosome 6, ASM325472v2, whole genome shotgun sequence):
gccagggcggggcctgggcggggctgAGGCGGagccaggggcggggcggggccagggcaggcaggggcggggccaggggcggggcggggccagggcaggcaggggcggggccaggggcggggcggggccagggggcCGGGCCCagggcggggcggagcggggcgAGGGGGCCGGGCCCAagggtggggcggggccggggccgggaggggcggggccaggagcgagggcggggccgggggccggacCCCGGCCGGGGCGGGgtcaggggcggggccgggaggggcggggccgggaggggcggggccgggaggggcggggccgggaggggcggggccagggggcCGGACCCAGGCCGGGGCGGGgtcaggggcggggcggggccgggcggggccggggcggaaCCTTTCTTCGCGCTCCCTTGGGACTGGAGTCCTCCAGGCCTGGGCGCTGGGGACAGAAGCGGGGGAGGCGGCTGCTCTCAGCCAGCCCTGACACCCCCACTAACTAGAGAGAAAACGAGGGCTTCCCCGTCCTTCATGCCAGCTCCTCTCAGCAAAAGGAATAAAACGGCTCACTTCTTTTTATCGCCCACAGATTTCTCGGGAAATGGGCTATTAGTTCCCCTAATGTAAAGATAATAGGCCCGTCCCCCTTGGCAAATGGCACAGCCATTTGTGTTGTGGTACAAACACAGCCACAGAGCCTTCAGAAAGCCTCttgggtggaggatgggggccGCCtgggcgcggggggtgggggtgcgggcgGCGGGCGCTGCAGCAGCCCCCACGATGAGTCGCCAGTGCCCCAGGAGAGGTCACACCTGACCCAGGTCACCCTCAGAGGCAGCCGTCCCCTCCTCCTGGCCgtgggggcagaggctggggcgTGGAGCACGAAATGCTCTGGCTGAAGAGGATCTCTGCTACCAGCAGGCTCACAGCAGAGACCTGGCCAGGCCGAGGCCCCCTCTGCTAGAAGGCACCGCCCTGGATGGCGCCGTCCTCATGACTAGGACCCTCACAAACATCTTGGGAGGAAGTGGATGCTGATAGCATTGCCTGACTGGTAATCACAGGCTGATGAAAAGGCGACTACAATGTGAAAGCTCAGGTTAACTCATGCTCACCCTCCCACCCTCGGGTTACATGGGgaatcctcctctctctcccGCCCTCACATAAAGGTTGAGACAGCATCTGGCATCATAAGGCAACCCTTAGACAACACAGGGTTTAGGGGTACCgaccccttccccctgccccatgtagtaaaaaatctgcatataacttttgactccctcaaaacttaactactaaaaAGCACctgttgatcagaagccttaccaaCAACATAAAGTGgattaacacacattttgtatgttgtattatATACCGTATTCCTGCAATAAAGtaagtgaaaggaaagaaagtgttaagaaaatcctaaggaagagaaaatacattcacggtgctgtactgtatttatcaaaaaaatatcCACCGAGTGGACCGGCACAGTTCAGACCTGTGTGACTCAAGGCTCAACTGGTTAATGACCCCCCTCAAACCGGTGACAAACCTGAGCATGAGACAGGTGTAGTACGGTAACCAAAGTCACGCGGCAAGACCACGGCTGAGCTGGGACCGGAATCGGCTCCAGGGCCCCATGCCAAAGATAGGGGGCTTCCAGGGAAGCGGCCCTGTGTGTTCCTTTCAGGACATTGTCCTCATCGCCCCTCTGTCTCCATCACAGAATGACTGCAGTAATAGCACCTTAGGGACTTGGGAAGACATGCTCTCAGGGAGCTATCTGCCCCCTCATACACAGGCTCAGGGgctcctcagcccctggcaagGGCCGTTGTCTCACaccagagcagaggagaggcccGGCAGTCCTGTAGCCTGTGAGACGGGCCTCCCATGGGAGCCCAGCGCCCTGCGAGGTGGCGGCTTTGCCTGGGTATTTAGTCACATGGGCTGCACTCTCTTTCATGTGGCTGCTTTGTCACATTTCCACCCTGTCTGTCCATCCAGGCTGCGTGCTCTGTGGGGGCAAGGATGTCGACTGGCACCATTCTTGGTCCCGGGGAGCCTGGGCAgtgctgggcagggaaggggggctCGGGGACGCCCACCAGTTGATGAGACTTGGTGAGGGGGTAAGGCAGGGGTCTGTCACACGGACCACAGTGAGTGTGCAAATGACATTCTCTGCCTAAGCTCCCGTTTCCAGCTATTCTTGGTCTGCGTGTGTCTCCCTAAAAATCagggcctgacacacagtaggtacttTCCTCCCACTCCTGCCTCTGCTAGCCCTGCCCTGAGCTGTGGAAGCACAGGCAGATGTCAGGGATGGCCTCATGCAGAGGTCGAGGGGCAGCTACCCAACACGCCTCATCTCTTGGCTGTCAGACATCTCAAGGATAGGTGTCATGGCCTGGGGACAGACAGACATGAACTCACATTATCTGTCTTTCTGTCCCAAAGGAGAAAGAGGGTCTGTCTAAAGGCCATGGAGACTCTGGGCAGGAGGTTTACTGACAGCGTGGAAGGTTGCCCAGAAGGAGCTGTCCAGCCCAAGCTGGGGTATCTAGCCCAGGTGGGGGTATCCAGAGGGGGTGTTCAGCCCAGGAGGAGCCGTGCAGCCCAGGGAGGAGTGTCCAGGCTAGGCGGAGGTGTCCAGCCCAGGAAGGCGAAGCAGCCTTTGACCACCCCTTTAGGGCCAGAACTCCTTCAAGGATGGTAATGGGAGTGGAATCATACTATGTTTCACAGGGGGTACCACAGGCCCAAGAGCGGACAGAGGTGTCCACAATCCCTCCCGCTGCTCTGAAGTTTTAAGAAGGGGTAAGAATGCAAATGCACCAGCAGGAGCCAAGTGGGGAGTCGCCAGGGACCACAGAAGGATGAGGCCAGGCGAATTTGAGCATGCAAATGAGTACGATGGGCCAGTTTACTGATcagccttcccctcctccttgtcctcctggTCCTCCTCCCCTATCTCCTCCTCCGTCTCCTCCTTCTTGTGTTGGGGCTCTGAGGTCTCAGCCTCAggccccctctcccctgcaggcTCCACTAACGGCTCCTGCAGCAGGAGGTACTGTGCCAGCTGCTCCAGGTCCCCCAGGCTTATCTTCTGCAGGCGCTCCTGATGCTCCCGCCTCAGCAGCTGCAGCACTGCCTTGGTGTCGTGGGGCTCAAAGTGTTTGGCCAGGACCAGGCCCAGATGGTGCCACAAAGGCTGTGGCTGGTGGGCCTCTGCAGCTGCCGTCTTTGCCAAGGGCCGCATAATGACATTGATGGAGGCATTGGGCCCGATGCAGTAGTCGGAGAGACGCTTGTCATCAGCCAGAAGCTGGCCCCGGAAAAGCAGGTGCTGCTGCTCCTCGGGCACCTGCAGTCGTTCCGACACCAGCTTCTTCAGCATGGCCACGCTCTCTTGCCCAGACACCTTCAGGCTGCATCTCCGGCCCAGAAGCAGCTTGACTGTGAGAATCATGGGGCCAAGAATAGAATCAGGAGGGATCCATGCTCTGCGGCTGCCCCAGGTTAAGGGCCAGGGCAGGAGAAGGTGGCTTCTCCCTATCAATGGAGGGCAGTGGTCCCAGGAGGCCAGGTGGCCCAAACGGACAGCCATTGGCTGATGCGCTGTGACATCACAATGCTGCGGGAGGGCTCATTTTGAGAGCAGACCTTTGGGGGAGTTAGAGGGATGTGTTCAGCACGGGACATCCTTCCTCCATGAAGCGAGAGAGGAGAGTAGGATTGAGAACAGAAGAGTCCAAAGGGACAGGGTAGCAGAAGGAAGTAAGTCCTTGTCGATTCCTGGGTGCCTTCTTTACCAGGACCTTTCCCCAAGGAGAGATGGGATCACAGTGGACACCTGCTGCCCTCCTGAAGCTTTCAGTCTAGTGAGCCGGCTAACATTGACTTATCAAGCATCTTCTTTCGGTCAAGCACTTTACACGTTTTCTGATTGAGAGAAGCAGGCCCGGAGACAGGGATTCCACGTGTTTAGTCAGGAGGTAGCCCCGGGAAGCGGCAAGAGGTGAGGAGGTGAGACGAGGCAGCGAGAGAAGACCAAACTGCAGTAATGCCAGGTGGCCCTGGTGGGTACCTGGGAGGCTTCAATCCTGCCTGGTGCTCCAGAAGGTTGGTCTTATATCCCTGGGTTGTCCCACCTGAGAAGCAAAGAAGCCGGGTGTGTGTGCTCAGGCTCCTGCCTGTGGTTAGTGGGGGTGCTGACCTCTTGGCTGCGTGGCCTGCCCAGGTGCAGAGCGTGCTTCTGTGACCAGACAAAACCCTTGGGCCGAGATCTGCAGACCACTCTCCGTGCTCCACGGCTGTGCTCAGCTCTCCAGCCTGGGCAATGCTTGAACGCTAGTTCAAAACCACCACCTCCAGGCTGCCAGCACCCTTGGACTTTCCAGACTTACCCTCTCACAGCACACAGCCTGGATCCCCTGGCCAGTGTCGCTCCAACCACCACCCCTCTCTTTGGGTCCTGGCAGCCTCTGGCTGGACCCAAATTCTAGTCCATAGAGAAAGCAAGCCCCTGACATCTTGCCCTTTCCCACCGACCAGAGTGTTGCTCCAGTCCCCCTGTTACCTCTTCCCcgccaccctcctcctcttctcccgaACCAAATGAGCCCTCTTGCCATTTCCATTCTTCTTCAGCAATGTCTCCAAAACCCACCCTCCACCATCTGTATGTCCACTGACCCCAAGCCAATTCAGGCTCTCACCTTCCTCTAGTCTGTGGCTCAGAATTCATAGTCCATCTCTTCTGCCCAGTCCCACCCACTTGGGTCTATTCATGCCACAGCCAAAGGGGTCTTCCTAAATAAGAGTGAGGCCAAGTCCCTCCTCTGTGTAACGCCACCCAGTTTAATCCTTTTAGCTTTTGGAATCAAAATCAGCCTCCTTTGGCGTTCAACAGCACCGTGGCCCCACCCTGCTTGCCTCTTGAACCTCATTGCTTTCCCACACTGCATCCTCCACTCTACCAAACTTGCTTGTCCCAAGTGAAGTCTTCAAGGCTGGTTAAAaaccacctcctccatgaagcttcttctgttttcctcagtCTTGGGCAGAAGCAGTCCCACCTCCCTCCATGAATCTATTAATCCTCTTGAGCATGCACCTAACACatgtctgtgtctccctcacCAGCTATCGGAGGGAGGgaatttttaattcatagagatacacacacacagagagagagagagagagagagaggcagagacacaggcagagggagaagcaggctccatgcagggaagcccgacgcgggactccatcccaggtctccaggatcacaccccgggctgcaggcggcactaaacctctacgccaccagggctgcccagagggagggaatcttacCAGTCTTCGTAACCCCTACCACCAGGGAAGAGCCCGGTACAGAGAAGGCTTCAAATACACGTCTGTTGAATGatgataaaatttaaacatgCTGAGCGATGCAGGAGGATGGAGGATCCAGTATGACAGGCTATGGAAAGATAAAAACCTGCCTGCagcctctcccttgcccctccctcctcccctagaGAGATGAAAATccaaaattacataaaaaataaatcagaaagtgATTCTAATCTTTACCAAAGGATCTTCTATAGTATTCTTTAAATAATCAACTCTCTTGGTGCATTTGAAAGACAGAATTTGCAAATGTGCATATAGTGTGTGAGGAACTTAGATGAGGCTTCTCCCTGGCCAACTGTGGAAGTCCCTAGCCTCTGGAAGCAAGGACCTCATGGTAGATAAACCATGGGATGGACAGTCTTCGCACAACATAACATATGAGATGCCCCTAGTAGAAGTAATccaagaaggcttcctggagggggccAAGTTTGAGTTGTCTTCTGCAGGATACAAAGGAAGGTGAGATGGCCTGCAATCTCTCTCCTGGCCGTGGGTCTTCTGAAGAAAGTGGCAGGAGCCAGAGTTCTGAGCATGggggaagaaggcaggaaagaagcTGCCTGCCTCTATCTAGTTTCTCCCCTCAGACCATTTACAGAGTGGGGTGCTGCCCAGGACACCGGTAGGACTGGGGAAGGATCTGGCTTCCAGAAGCATGTGAGAGCTACATCTCAGGCTCAGTCTCTCCAAGGCTACTTGGTGCCCCTGTGACAGGGTTCTGAGGGCCACAGCTGCTGATTCATGCTTTtcaaatcaggctccctggtctAGACAGTCCCATGTTCCTAATGGGCCATGAGGACAGAGCAGCAAAATTGGGGGTGTCCCAGGAAACTGAGAAAGATGATTGCCACCTCCCTAAGATGTTCCGCAAGGAGACAATGGGGGCACCTTGCTGAGTCCTCAAATTGTATTTGGATCCTAAAAagttcatagttttaaaaaaaaaaaataaattaaaaaaaaaaaaaaaaaaaagttcatagtTTTTCCCATGCACTTGCTTGTCTTATGCAATTTGCATGAGAAAATGTAATTGTGCAATCAGAGCACACAATCAGACAATGATTGCCATAGTTGGGGGAAGGTTAGCGGGAACGATTGGGTTTTGCGACCAAGGGGAAAGAATGAACACATGCAGACAGTGGGCTCCGACCCCTCTCGCAAACTACAAATGCTACAAATGCAATCGTGTCACCGGGAAACAAGTGCAGGGTCTGTGTCAGGGGCGGGGGTCTGGGGACAGCTCCGTGAACGCCAAGGGACCCGGAGGCCCTGGCAATACTCCTGAACAGCCTGACTGGACGTTGGTACACGGAGGCCGTGAGCTCCATAAGATAAAAGCCATGTGTCACCCTGCCAGCCTGGGGCCTGCCTGACGCAAGCCCCCTCCTCAGTTTCCTTTGCCTGCCTGCCTCGGGGGTACAACCACCGCTCAGCGTCCCTCGCAGGGGGCGGCAAGGGCCAGAAGAGGCAGGCCGTGCCCCCGGGgcctcagcacagtgcctgacccaTGAAGGTGTTCCGTGCGTATTTAGATGAACTTATCCATGTAAATGTGTGCTCTGCTGCCCTGGCTGTCAGGGAAGACCCCGTCACACCTAGAAACGAGCCCAAAGCGTGCCCCCAACCAGCCCGGGTGAGCTGTCACTGCGTCCGCAGGCAGGTGGGCCACGCAGCCCTCTGCAGACCTGGCGGGCCAGGGGGAAGAGGGCCCAAATGCTCACTGCCCACAGCCGGGGGCTCTGGGCTGTGAGGAGAGCTCAACCCTCCCTGGGCTGCACAAGAGGCTCATGGAGAAGATACGTATGACCTCTGCCCACCTCCGTCCCTGAGCAAGCTATCGAGTTACTGTGCTCTGTGGACATCAGGCTGGCCCTCCAGGGGAGGCGGGGGAGAAAGCAGGAGACTAGGGAAGAGAGGATACACAGCAGCTGTGGGAGAAAGGGTCATGGAGACCAAGGCAGCAAAgacagatggagatggagatgcagggagggctggggagggggacgGATAGCATGAGGGCCATGGGGGCCAAGCACAGGATATGCAGAAAGGGGGCTTGGGGAGAATCGAAGGGGAGAATCGAAGGGACCAGAGAGGAGGTACGGGGCCCAGGAGTGGCATGCAGGGGCGGCGGGAGGAAGGCCCATTAGTACCAGGAGAGTGAAgagtggagaaggagaaaggacttgtcactgcaaaaaaaaaaaaaaaaaagagcaacgaATACTTCTGTAGCCTCCCTTCTGAAAGCAAtgtccctcttctctttccttgcaGCTGCAAATGGCCCACGGCAAACTCTGGCAGAGAGTGGAGCCTGAGCCTGCGGTCGTGGGTCGGGGCCCCCTGGGCCTCTACTGCCACGCCAGCCCAGGGGGTAGCAGCACTGCACGACACTCTCAGGCACCCTGGAAGAGAGAGCACCCACTAGCAGGGGGAGGGTGGACACCGGCGGGTCCCAGATGCCCTGCCGGCGACGGCTGCCCTCTGCTGCCAGAGACCCACTCAGCCCACGCCACCGCCTGTAGCTGTCCCCAGGGACCCTTGCCCCTTCACGGAGGGGCCTCTCAGGCTGCTCGGGGCTCCGTCAGCCTAGCCCAGGACGGAACAAGCAGCTGTAAAGAGGTGCCCCCAGCTGCCCTCTGCGGTGCCCtgtggcacagagtaggtgcttgGTAGCTCAGTGAGGCCCGTTGCCCGCTCCTCCTCCACTGGCTGGCACTGGCTATCTCAGCAGTCTACGACCTTCCAGGGCGGGCCCCAAGGTGCCCCTGCCACGTCTTGGGAGCTGAGGCTGAGGCGTCTGGGCCCAGCCGGTTAGGACCAAGGAGTAAAAGGAGTGGAAAGAAGGTGGccatcccagccctgcccacaccgaCTGGCGGCCGCCCAGCGTCTCTGTGGCCTGGGTCCTTGCACCAGATAGCATCCTGCCCCACGCTGCTGCCGCAGCCCTAGGGAACACACTTCCAGGCCTAGCCCCGCTCCTAGGCCTCACACCTGGAACCGAGGGCTGCGGCCCGCTGTGACCACTAGATGTCACTGGCGACCTCCTGGGCCGGCTCCAGCGGCCACCCCGCCCCGGGGATGGGGCCTCTGCCCCCCGGGGCCTaggcacccaggctccctggccagagcctgtccccccacccccccgcaggcGGCCAGTCGGCCCCTGCCCACACCCGCAGGGCATGCTCCAGGCACAGAGCTCAAGGGGGGGGGGGCCCACCCTGAGGTTGGAGGAGAGAACAGGAAGACAGGCCCCTGTGGGGACAcaacccaccctcccaccccccacccctcagggAAGGAGCTCTGGACCCCGGCGGCCAGCTCCACGGCTTTGCTCTCAGGGAGGGATTGTGGGTGCcactggaggaggagcaggatcTGCCCCAGTGACGAAGGCAAGGAGGGCATCCCGGCTGAGGGCGCCCCCTTATCCACACACACAGGCCCTGCGGCCCTAAGCTGGGGCCAGCGACCGGGCTTCCCTCCCACAGCGGCCGCGCTCCGGCAGCCTGGAGAGATGCCAGGACCCCGCCGGAGCTCCGCTGCCCAGGGTGGGCTCCCCCTCCGTCCGCACCTTCTCGGGGAGCCCTGGCGGAGACCCGGCCCGGCCGTGGCTGGAGGCCCATCATCTCGGCCGGGGCGCCTCGGCCACCTCCCGTCCCCCGGGGCGCCCCTCGGCCATCCGCGGCGGGGCTGTGCGACCGCAGCTGCCCAGGGACAGTCGGCGCCGGCCCTTAGCCCCGGCACCGAGCCGCTCGTGAAGCCGCACTGAACTACCGTGTGCCCCGGACACGGCCGCCCACCACCCCGGGCTCCGGGAGTCCCGGGAGCGAGGCGCAGGCTCCGGCCCTCGGGCCCAGGGCGTTCGCGGCAGCAGCCCCCCTTGCACCCGCTGCCGAGCACGCTCCAGGCCCGCGACATGCCCGAGACAGTGGGCACCTCTGCCAAGTCACCAGGACCGAGGGGGAGCCTCGCAGGGACTCAGGCCTGGGAGGCGGCGCTCCAGAGGGGCAGGTGCCGGAGGGAGGAGCCCTTCCCGTCAGTCCTAAGAAGGGGAAGAGCTCCCGGAAGCCAGCTTGGGCAGAGCCAGCCTTCAGCAGCCGTCAGTGTCCCAGCAGGACAGAGGGGCTACCTAGGAAGAGCCTTCGCCCAGGCCAGCTTAGGAAAGGCCTTCAGGAGGCTGTGGGCGGCACCTGCTCAGAGTGTCAGAGGGCTCGGGAGGGGTCTGTGGGGTCAGGGAGGAAACTGTCTTCCTCACCTGGAgccagggagtggggagagcCCAAGGGCCCTGCTGGCTGAGGCACCGGGCCAGGCAGAGAGCATCACGGGGCGGATTCTGATTCATAGGACTGGTGCTCTGTGACTCATCGTGTGTTCTCCAGTCTCTGAGTACTATTTCTCCTGTAGTCTCAAGTGCATCCTAAAAAATCTATAATCTTGTCTTGGTTGCAACAATAGGAAAAACAGATTTAGTCGCATCTAGGCTGGATTTAATGGAGAAGCAAGGGGTTCCTGGGTCAAGTGGAATGATGGCAGCTACACAGACCCGTCTGAGGGCCAGATGGGTCCTGGAGGGCCTGGCATTCGTGGGTACCAgtatccccaccccccaaacaacTTTGATGAATGCTCCCTTCCCTCTAGGGGTGACTGTTCCTTTGAAGATCTGTGTCATCAATCAGAGTGGCAGGAACCCTCCACCATGCAGCAAAGATCAAACGTGATGCATTAAAAGTGAGGACAGAGGAGGTGCCCACAGAGCCCTGCCCTGGATGCTTCCTAATCCGGCTGGTCTTGCAAGTCCCCAACCAGCTCTGGATGGAGAACCCAGAGGCTACTCTAAAGATGCAGCCACACTGACCCTGTGGATCCAAAGGGGTTCCTTGTTGTTCCTGGAGAGATGCCAAGATTGGCCATTCAAAAGGGAAGCTTGAACCATCCTTTTAACCGGGCTGTTGACCTAAGTGTGCTAAGGCCATATTTAGATGAGAGTGTTGCCCACCGGCCCCTTCTCTCAGTTGAACTAAAGGCAGGTCCTTGCCCAGGGGGATGACATCTGCTGTGTGATCGATCTTTGCCCCCGAAGAACACTAGGACTGAAATGGAGGTccagagagaaaagggggaagaaagctGGGAACAGACCAGGCGAGGCTGGACTTGGGGGAAATGACCTACCTGGGGGGCAGGCCTCTGTGAGGAGAAGAGGGACCGAATCATAACTGAACAAGGCAGCTAGTGAACTTGGATTCGAGGTGGGCAGTTGGCAGGTGGGGCATTGGGCTGGGCAGATGGCTGATTGCTGCAGTAGTTGACCACCTACTCTCCAGCCGGTGGCACCAACCATAAGCAGCCAGCCATGAGAAAAGGCCAGAGCCAAGAGCAAGGGGGAGAAAATTCTATTCCAACCAATAGCTGATGGAATGTTCCTGACAGCAGCACGGGATGTATCAACCAATAGAAAATCTCAGGCCCAATCAGAGTCTGCCCTCCTCTCCCAAGGAGATTATAGAATTCCTTCAACTGAGTCAGCTGTAAGAATATCACACCGGATTGGCCTCCTTTGTCCATTAAGTCCCTGACAGATGACACCACCTGGGACTCCTGGACAAGTCAACTCATACTTTCACCCACAGGGACCTGATTAAGAGTTAAGTGGCTCGTGGTCAGGCAAGGAGTACATGGCAGTGGGGGCCAGATCCAAGGGTGGCAGGGGCCGGCAAGAGTGGTCTACAGACAGGCTCTTTGCCCTGGAGAGAACACAACACATCCAGCTGTCAGCCTGCCCGCCCCCTCAGCCTCTCCGAAACACTGACCCTCCTGATGCCCTTAACATACCTGTGTGTCTTCCCACCAGCAGAGTCCTGCACCTCGGATTCAGTAATTCCTGGATTGAGATCATCTCTGGCGTGGGTAATTGGCCTGGACACAAGGTGCTCAGAAGAGGCTTGGCGGGCAGGGGGCAGGCGGCCGTGGGAGGCAGAGAGCTGCTCCAGCTGTGGACACCAGCCTCCGGGCGGGATGACGGCTGCCCACCTGAGAGAAGCAGTGGGTCCGTGGCGACGACCCTAAGGCCAGGAAGCAGCGTATGTGAGGTGACGCTGGGCTCTCCGCCTGCCAGATCTGAGCTCAGATGGGAAAAGGATGCCTCCAGCCTGGGCAGCTTTGGGGAAATGGAAAAGGGGGACTTGCCTCTGGGTTCTAAGCTTGGATGCTGGGTGTTGCATCTTCAACCCTGAGACCCTTGAGTCCCTTGGCTGGGGGGGCAAAGGCGGAAGCTGCCACCAGGTGCCACCAGGCTGGTTTCTTTGCCAGCCAGGAACCAACAGCCCAAGAACGGGATCTGCTGGGATCCTGTGGCTCTCCTCCGCAAGCTGCTTCAGGGGTCACAGAGTGGTTGGTGTCGGAATCCTCTAAGTGTCCAAAACCACAGTGCATGCTCTCAAACTcactcccctgcccccttcccccacagCCACCTACCCCTGTGTGGGGACATGGCTgggcagaagagggaaagggTGCTGAGCGCAGAAGAACTGCAGATCGCATTTAAGGAGAAATTCCTAAAACAAAGCTCAGAGGCTGCTTCCTGAAAATTTTGAGCAATAAAGAAAACGAGCCCTGTTTAACTGAATCAAGTCAGACGCAGGGTTAGCTAGAAGCAGGGGGGATGGGCAATGTGACCTTGACAAGCAGATGACCTTGACAAGCTTTGGTAGGGAACTcaagcaggggtgcctggacAGAAAGAGCCCCGCCCTCTTGTCCACCAGGCCTCACATGAATGCAATGGGAAACGTCCAACTGAGATGCAGTCATGGTTTGACCAGCAGAAGAGGTTGGCCTAGCCTGGGACCCCCGGGGTTGTAGAATCACAGACtgtcagagggaagggggagctgAAAAAGCAAGCCCTACCACCCCCATCAAGacactggggcccagagaggtaaCTTGTTAACGTCAGCCCTACTTCGCAGGGGTTCCCGTACCCGTGGTCCCCTGGGGCACGTCCTTCCAGGAGAGGAGCTGGCACCAAGCCCAAGGAAGTGaggcaggggagcctggggagctgcATGGGGGGAGTGGTCCCCAAGGCCCCAGCCAAGTTTCTGGGCCCCAGATGAGTGAATCGCTGGTTCCCCCTGGAGGGGAGTAGTCAGTCACCccatataagtttatttttatacatgtctGATCTATTTCACATCCGCTCAGATATTTTGACACATATACAGGAAATGTAACTCTCTCCCATATGGCAGTGTTTGGTTGGCCAGACCTGGGGAAACTCTATAGGgtcacagaggagcagaggggagttGGAACATCAGGGAAGAATGCCAGAGGCCTGAGGCCATGATGGGCACTTCAGGCCAGCAGGCAGCGGACAGGGGTCATGGTAAGGTCAATCCAGGAACCCCCCTGCCTGGGTACAGAGCCCCTGAACCTACGCTCCAGGTCCCAGAGCTTGGGGGTACTCTGGCTATGGCTCTCCTGGAAGAATGGGCTGAGGACGAAGCAGTCCAGGAGAGGACAACGAGAGTGGGCAGCCCAGAGCACAGGGCTGTTGGACAGGCACAGACAAGCCTGgcctgagaggcagagaccgaaGTGCCCAGGGCATCAGCAAAGGGACAGACCAGCAGGCTGGCATCCTGGCACGAGGAGAATTGGCAGAGACCTATATGCATGTGAAACCAAAGGCACCACCCTGCTGGACTTTCCCCCAGTCACCAAGTAGGACCTCG
Coding sequences:
- the UBL4B gene encoding ubiquitin-like protein 4B — protein: MILTVKLLLGRRCSLKVSGQESVAMLKKLVSERLQVPEEQQHLLFRGQLLADDKRLSDYCIGPNASINVIMRPLAKTAAAEAHQPQPLWHHLGLVLAKHFEPHDTKAVLQLLRREHQERLQKISLGDLEQLAQYLLLQEPLVEPAGERGPEAETSEPQHKKEETEEEIGEEDQEDKEEGKADQ